Proteins from one Primulina huaijiensis isolate GDHJ02 chromosome 18, ASM1229523v2, whole genome shotgun sequence genomic window:
- the LOC140965087 gene encoding mitochondrial arginine transporter BAC1, with protein MGEVSGYKEYLAGMLAGVSMVIVGHPFDTVKVKLQKHNTEGNGMKYKSSLHCTTRILQTEGVKGLYRGATSSFLGMAFESSLAFGMYSQMKQFLQGGSNSEKPQLQAIVPSAAFAGAIISSILCPSELIKCRMQVQGTDLSLSSIRYSGPVDCALKTVQTEGLTGMFRGGGTTFLRESIGNAVFFSTYEYVRYHMHQSVRHTSSDLSHFIDVGVGIVSGGLGGIVCWCAVLPLDVAKTIIQTSTDRNCTRNPFRILEVIYKRSGFKGCYTGLGPTILRAFPANAAAIVTWEMAVKLLGIKRG; from the exons ATGGGGGAGGTTTCGGGCTACAAGGAGTACCTGGCGGGTATGCTAGCGGGAGTTTCTATGGTCATTGTTGGTCACCCCTTTGATACTGTCAAG GTTAAACTTCAAAAACACAATACAGAAGGGAACGGAATGAAGTATAAGAGCAGTTTGCACTGTACAACAAGAATATTGCAGACTGAAGGA GTGAAAGGGCTTTATCGAGGTGCCACATCTTCTTTTCTTGGGATGGCCTTTGAAAGTTCCCTTGCCTTTGGAATGTATTCCCAAATGAAACAGTTTCTGCAG GGAGGATCGAATAGTGAAAAGCCACAGCTTCAAGCTATAGTTCCGTCGGCGGCTTTTGCTGGAGCTATCATTAGCTCTATACTTTGCCCATCAGAGCTGATAAAA TGTAGAATGCAAGTTCAAGGAACAGACTTGTCGCTAAGCTCCATTAGATACAGCGGTCCTGTTGATTGCGCGCTCAAAACCGTACAAACAGAAGGA CTTACAGGCATGTTTCGAGGAGGAGGTACTACCTTTTTGAGAGAGTCTATTGGAAATGCAGTCTTCTTTAGCACTTACGAATATGTACGCTATCACATGCATCAGTCCGTGAGACATACTTCCTCTGATTTATCCCATTTTATTGATGTTGGAGTTGGGATAGTGAGTGGCGGCCTTGGTGGCATTGTG TGTTGGTGTGCTGTGCTACCATTAGATGTTGCAAAAACCATTATCCAAACTTCAACAGACAGAAACTGTACCAGAAATCCATTTCGGATTCTAGAAGTG ATTTACAAGAGGTCTGGATTTAAAGGATGCTACACTGGTCTTGGTCCCACAATACTAAGGGCGTTTCCTGCTAATGCTGCTGCAATTGTGACATGGGAAATGGCTGTGAAATTGTTGGGGATCAAGCGTGGATAA
- the LOC140965102 gene encoding uncharacterized protein — MAAPAMFTVKNTLIGLSKSLSHCNPSFPLRPKVSTVCFASNSQSRHAPNDGGRREYSQCSAEEAVQEPGNSMNETVDRTKEKTGEMKENVKGNAEAMKHKASDSAAKVAGKTREAENRAVESADDLKEKAKDKSEDMKEKSKEELGSMGDKTKEYAQEAKEKTKDAAGTAGEETKGAMDSVADTAQSLGKKAKQTVEGAWGAAKDTTQKIKETVVGKSGEVDVEEHAKKPAREAKEKDDGPKL, encoded by the exons ATGGCAGCGCCAGCCATGTTTACAGTAAAAAACACGCTCATCGGCCTTTCAAAGTCTCTGTCTCACTGCAATCCTTCGTTTCCGCTTCGCCCTAAAGTTTCTACAGTTTGCTTCGCTTCTAATTCACAG TCACGACATGCTCCCAACGATGGCGGCAGGAGAGAGTATAGTCAGTGCAGTGCCGAGGAGGCTGTGCAAGAACCAGGAAATTCCATGAACGAAACAGTGGACAGAACAAAGGAAAAAACAGGCGAAATGAAGGAAAACGTGAAGGGGAACGCAGAGGCCATGAAGCACAAGGCTAGTGATTCGGCGGCGAAGGTGGCAGGGAAGACGAGGGAAGCTGAAAACAGAGCGGTGGAATCTGCGGATGATTTAAAGGAGAAGGCGAAAGATAAATCGGAGGATATGAAGGAGAAGAGCAAGGAGGAACTAGGTTCTATGGGTGACAAAACTAAAGAGTACGCGCAGGAGGCGAAAGAGAAGACAAAGGATGCTGCCGGGACCGCGGGGGAGGAAACAAAAGGTGCCATGGATTCGGTGGCGGACACAGCCCAGAGTCTAGGCAAGAAGGCGAAGCAAACTGTTGAAGGAGCCTGGGGAGCGGCGAAAGACACAACTCAGAAGATTAAGGAGACGGTGGTGGGGAAATCTGGTGAAGTTGACGTGGAAGAACATGCCAAGAAGCCGGCGAGAGAGGCTAAGGAAAAGGACGACGGCCCCAAGTTGTAA